The stretch of DNA TGGCATTTACCATTCCCTGTGTATCAGGGTGCTCGATAGTATCAATCTTTAACTGCTGATAGATGGTTTGAGTGGACACACCGATACCGGGATTCGCCAATACGACCCAGCATGCTGGCGGAGCCGGGAGTTCCTTGATTTTTTCCCCGCGTCCAGTCGATAATGCTGTCGAGCCATATACACAAAACGATACATCCGATCCGATCTTGGCTCCGAGCTCGGCCAGCGTATCCAGCGATAGCTGCAAATCCCATAATGTATTCAGACCGCGCAAGACGGCTGCTGCATCACTGCTTCCTCCAGCAAGACCCGCCGCAACCGGGATTTGCTTGTCTATGTATATCTTGACACCTTTGTCGATGTTATATGTATCTTTTATCAGTTGCGCCGCACGGTAGGCAAGATTACGTTCATCGTTCGGTACAAAGCGATTGTCCGATTCGATCTCGATCTTGTTCTCCTGTAACACGATTAACTCTATCCGGTCTGCCAGGTCGATCGTTGTCATCACCATCTCTACCTCATGATAGCCATCCGGGCGTTTATACAGTACGTCCAACGAAAGATTGATCTTAGCTGGCGCCTTTTCGAGCAAATGCATGCCATGTCACCTACTTTAGTTGAATTTCTTCAAAATTGTATCATAAAAAGAAGGTGCAGGCTATTCTGCCTAAAAAGAAGGAACCCTCCTCTTTATAAAAGAGAAGGGCCCCGCCTTATTGCTTATCGCGCATAGACTGCTCAGCCATGGCAATGGCATACTTGACCATGTTCCCGGCATCGCGGGAACGAATGCCGCCCCAGCCTTCCTTCTGTACAGTGTCGTAAAATCCAAGCTCCTTTGCAATTTCCTCTTTCAGTGCATCAGACATGATCCCTCTTCTTCTGCCCAAAGAAAACAGCTCCCTTCTGAGATTGTACGACATTCTTATTCTCTGTCCCGTCCCGTATGCTATGCCTGTCAGATCTTTGTAAATAAGGCAAAACAAAAAGCAGGAGGATATCCCCCTGCTTTCCTTCAAGCATTATTTTGCAATTTCGTTCAAATCATCCGTATCAAAATCCAATTCGACTGTTTCGGTTAAGACATCTGCATAGCTATAGGAGACACGCTCAAACGCATTCTCATCCTGATCGAGTTCTACGATGAATACAGCTGGATACGTTTCCGCAAGTACTCCGCAACGTTCGATGGTTTTCTTTCTCCCACCATTAGCTTTCAATTTTAAACGTTTACCAATTTGTCCTTCCAGACCCTGCTTAATTTCCACTAATGTTTTAGCCACTGCACTCCACCTCACTGATCTAATCATAACACATTTTAGATATGGAGTCAAATAAAACTTTTTATTATAACAGCATACCAATTTTGATGTCAATGAAAAGATTAAATGTTTCTTATTTCATTTTATTCTTTCAAATCCATACAAAATTATGCATCAGTGGCAGATTTACGATAAGTACAGCCATTAATCGTCCTCATTCACCTCATCCGGATCAACAAAAGGCAATCCTGTCCGAAGCAATCCGCGTGTCTCGATTCCGCCAAGCCCCCGTTCACCAGTCAATGTATTCCGGAGCGCGTCCCATACACCTACTTTTTCCATGAATGGGGTATATGCGACCTTTGCGACAATGTAGACCGGATCCAGGGCATGAATATTGATCCTGCTGGGAGAGCTTGCAAAATTCGCCCCTGCTCGTATCAAGGATTCAAAATGGGACTGACAAGCGCCGGCAAATATGATCAATTGATCCAAATGGGGATAGAGCCTGCGTGCCTCCCTCACCGTTTCGACAAAATACTGCGAATGACGATAGGCTCGGATATCGGATTTATCTCCCTTGTTTTTCTGGAAGGCATCATGTCCTGTAACGACGATAATATCTGGCTGGATTTTCTCCAGGAGGGAAGTGATTTGGAGCGGCATTTCTTTTTCCTGCAGATGGATGCCATGCACTTGGATGCCGAAACGCTGATAAAAATCGATGCATTTTTTCAAATATGTCTTATCCCCATCGATGTGGAGCACCTTTGCAGGAATTTGGAAGTAATTCGGGCTATGCTGATAACCTGAGGTTGATTCATAATCCCGCTTATCCTTCATCAGCAGGTAATCCTGGCGAAAGAGGCGGTAGGAGTAGTCTTCTTTGTCCTGCCATGTCTTCTTGCGCTTGGTTATTTCACGTGTCCCAGCCTTCACCAGGTCATCCCGGGGAGCATCGGCGATTAACCGCATGTCCTCTCCATGCAGGATGACTTTATTACTCGTGAAGCTGGATACACGGAACAATAAATCATGCTGATATGATTTTCTAGTGACGATATCACCGATCGCCAAATCCATTCCGTTCACCTCACCCACCAAAGCTTTCTTCTACAGCGTATGATGGATGGGCAAAAACGTTCAGAATCTGGCTGTAAAGGTGTTCGCCAAGGAAGCGAATTCCGCCATCGCAAGCGATTCTCCCCGTCTTGTACCATCGATTCCCGCTTCGCTCATGATATCCTCGAGCTCTTCTTTCGAGAAACGGGAAGCAAAATGCCTGTTCAGATTGTTACGCAGCGTTTTACGGCGCTGACCAAAGGATGCCTGAATCAAATCAAAGAAGAATTTTTCATCATCCACCTGAACCGGCGGTTGCTTGCGCAGCTCAAGATGAAGAACGGCAGAATCCACATTCGGCTGCGGCATGAATGCCGTTTTCGGCACAGTCATTACGACAGCGGCTTCCGTATAATACTGAACAGCAAGCGATAAAGAACCATAGCTTTTCGTGTTGGGCGCAGCAGCCATACGATCGGCCACCTCCTTTTGGATCATGACGGTGATACTGGAAATCGGCAGCTTTCGAGTAAGCAGATTCATCAATATCGGTGTTGTAATATAATAAGGCAGGTTTGCGACAATTTTTATTTGCTGTTCCCCGAAATAATGCTCCAGCTCCTGCTGCACATCCGCTTTCAGGATATCCTCATTCACAACTTTCACATTGTCATATGGAGACAATGTATCTTCCAGGATAGGCAATAAACGCTGATCTATCTCAAATGCCAATACCTTATCCGCCGCAATGGCGAGCTGCTCTGTCAATGCCCCCATCCCAGGTCCGATTTCGATCGCACCTGTATCTTTCGTCACTCCTGCGTGCTGGATGATATTGCGCAGGATGTTTGTATCAATCAGGAAATTCTGTCCGAGGCTCTTCTTAAAGGAAAAATTATATTTCTTAAGCAGCTCCTTCGTCCTTGTCGGGGTGGCAATATGCCGTTCATTCGTCATTGTCTTCCTCCTGTATGATTTGCTGCATCGTTTCGACGAACAGCTGCTCTGGTATCCGGAACATGGCAAGCCGCTTGAGAAGCTGTTTGCCGTTTGTATGTCCGATCGCCAGTCTCTCTCCCAGCTGCTCGCGCCGCTGTTTCGCCCTTGGTCCGCCAAGGAGGCCAAATGCTATGACAGCTTCCCTGGAGATTTCCGGTATATAGGCTTCACTCGTCTCATACACCTGCTCCAAAGCCTCACGGATTGATTCAGCCGAAGCATGCTCGATACCGATGCCTTTGTTATTGCGGGCACGCGCCTTGTCCTTTGACAGGAATGCGTGCTTGCATCCGGGTACCGCCTGGGAGACAATATGCCGGATACGCTCACCTGGATAATCAGGATCAGTAAATATGATGACACCGCGTTTTGCTTGTGCGTGTCTGATTTGTT from Terribacillus sp. FSL K6-0262 encodes:
- a CDS encoding small, acid-soluble spore protein, alpha/beta type, giving the protein MGRRRGIMSDALKEEIAKELGFYDTVQKEGWGGIRSRDAGNMVKYAIAMAEQSMRDKQ
- the ispE gene encoding 4-(cytidine 5'-diphospho)-2-C-methyl-D-erythritol kinase; this translates as MHLLEKAPAKINLSLDVLYKRPDGYHEVEMVMTTIDLADRIELIVLQENKIEIESDNRFVPNDERNLAYRAAQLIKDTYNIDKGVKIYIDKQIPVAAGLAGGSSDAAAVLRGLNTLWDLQLSLDTLAELGAKIGSDVSFCVYGSTALSTGRGEKIKELPAPPACWVVLANPGIGVSTQTIYQQLKIDTIEHPDTQGMVNAIEQGDFQSICDKVANVLEPVTLKLCPEVKQIKQQMSEAGADAVLMSGSGPTVFSLVSQESRAYRIYNSLRGFCEHVYVVRMLGGRTELD
- the rsmA gene encoding 16S rRNA (adenine(1518)-N(6)/adenine(1519)-N(6))-dimethyltransferase RsmA — protein: MTNERHIATPTRTKELLKKYNFSFKKSLGQNFLIDTNILRNIIQHAGVTKDTGAIEIGPGMGALTEQLAIAADKVLAFEIDQRLLPILEDTLSPYDNVKVVNEDILKADVQQELEHYFGEQQIKIVANLPYYITTPILMNLLTRKLPISSITVMIQKEVADRMAAAPNTKSYGSLSLAVQYYTEAAVVMTVPKTAFMPQPNVDSAVLHLELRKQPPVQVDDEKFFFDLIQASFGQRRKTLRNNLNRHFASRFSKEELEDIMSEAGIDGTRRGESLAMAEFASLANTFTARF
- the yabG gene encoding sporulation peptidase YabG, which encodes MDLAIGDIVTRKSYQHDLLFRVSSFTSNKVILHGEDMRLIADAPRDDLVKAGTREITKRKKTWQDKEDYSYRLFRQDYLLMKDKRDYESTSGYQHSPNYFQIPAKVLHIDGDKTYLKKCIDFYQRFGIQVHGIHLQEKEMPLQITSLLEKIQPDIIVVTGHDAFQKNKGDKSDIRAYRHSQYFVETVREARRLYPHLDQLIIFAGACQSHFESLIRAGANFASSPSRINIHALDPVYIVAKVAYTPFMEKVGVWDALRNTLTGERGLGGIETRGLLRTGLPFVDPDEVNEDD
- the rnmV gene encoding ribonuclease M5, producing MQIKEVIVVEGKDDTAKINQAIQADTIETNGSAIHDGIIEQIRHAQAKRGVIIFTDPDYPGERIRHIVSQAVPGCKHAFLSKDKARARNNKGIGIEHASAESIREALEQVYETSEAYIPEISREAVIAFGLLGGPRAKQRREQLGERLAIGHTNGKQLLKRLAMFRIPEQLFVETMQQIIQEEDNDE
- a CDS encoding Veg family protein translates to MAKTLVEIKQGLEGQIGKRLKLKANGGRKKTIERCGVLAETYPAVFIVELDQDENAFERVSYSYADVLTETVELDFDTDDLNEIAK